Proteins found in one Nocardia brasiliensis ATCC 700358 genomic segment:
- the recO gene encoding DNA repair protein RecO produces the protein MRLYRDVAVVVRQHKLGEADRIVTLLTRQHGLVRAVAKGVRRTKSKFGARLEPFAYIDVQLHPGRTLDVVTQVHTVEAFAADIIDDYGRYTTACAVLETAERLAGEERAPAPRLHALTASALRAIAAKQRPHELILDAYLLRAMGFAGWAPALDECAKCATPGPHRAFHVAAGGAVCVHCRPPGAATPAQGVLDLLVALLRGEWEYVEAVPEGVRRQASGLVAAHLQWHLERQLRTLPLIERSRAVGSPA, from the coding sequence AGCTGGGCGAGGCGGACCGCATCGTCACGTTGCTGACGCGCCAGCACGGTTTGGTGCGTGCCGTGGCCAAGGGGGTGCGCCGAACCAAATCGAAGTTCGGGGCCAGGCTGGAGCCGTTCGCCTACATCGACGTGCAGTTGCATCCCGGTCGCACGCTGGACGTGGTGACCCAGGTGCACACGGTGGAGGCGTTCGCCGCCGACATCATCGACGACTACGGGCGCTACACCACGGCCTGCGCGGTGCTGGAGACCGCGGAACGGCTGGCCGGTGAGGAGCGCGCGCCCGCGCCGCGGCTGCACGCGCTCACCGCGAGCGCGCTGCGCGCCATCGCGGCCAAACAGCGACCGCACGAGCTGATCCTGGACGCGTACCTGTTGCGCGCCATGGGTTTCGCGGGCTGGGCGCCCGCGCTGGACGAATGCGCCAAATGCGCGACCCCCGGTCCGCATCGGGCCTTCCATGTCGCGGCGGGTGGCGCGGTGTGCGTGCACTGCCGTCCGCCCGGCGCGGCGACGCCGGCGCAGGGTGTACTCGATCTGCTGGTGGCGTTGCTGCGCGGGGAATGGGAGTACGTCGAGGCGGTGCCCGAGGGGGTGCGCAGGCAGGCCAGCGGCTTGGTCGCCGCGCATCTGCAATGGCATCTGGAGCGGCAGTTGCGCACGTTGCCGCTGATCGAGCGGTCCAGGGCGGTGGGCTCGCCCGCCTGA
- a CDS encoding YbjN domain-containing protein, whose product MESSVTPEQELQARAGASLSYYDIDVRVDPEGSIGFEYEGALCSLRAVSLAPGLDVLTLTCVLAWDRPLNAQLHKRVAERNNALQFGSLTVIGHDKLADIILRYTFPAAGLDDQALATMLVLVLSGAGKARQGLVP is encoded by the coding sequence ATGGAATCATCGGTGACTCCGGAACAGGAGCTGCAGGCGCGCGCGGGCGCCTCCCTGTCGTACTACGACATCGACGTGCGCGTCGATCCCGAGGGCTCGATCGGCTTCGAATACGAGGGCGCGCTGTGCTCGTTGCGGGCGGTCAGCCTGGCCCCCGGCCTCGATGTGCTGACGTTGACCTGCGTGCTGGCCTGGGATCGGCCGCTGAACGCGCAACTGCACAAGCGGGTCGCCGAGCGGAACAACGCCCTGCAGTTCGGTTCGCTCACCGTGATCGGGCACGACAAGCTCGCCGACATCATCCTGCGCTACACCTTCCCCGCCGCGGGCCTGGACGATCAGGCCCTCGCCACCATGCTGGTGCTCGTGCTCTCCGGCGCGGGTAAGGCCCGCCAGGGTCTGGTGCCCTGA
- a CDS encoding ABC transporter permease — protein sequence MTTLAAEPVSARRPTPLGGFSLGFLRVELRRMLRNRRTMIFTLLIPPLFFVIFGLQADFRTQSYGSGNVTGYVMVSMAVYGAMLATTSGGAMVAIERAQGWSRQLRLTPLRPVAYIATKVAVAMVLGLVSVTAVFVVGGALGAHLTPVAWVSCFLLAWLTSLVFAAFGLFVGYLLPSENVMQLLGPVLAVLSFAGGLFIPLHGWFDTVSRVFPTNGVATLSRIPFGDSSAGSIALGVLNVVVWAALFIGGSAFLFRRDTAR from the coding sequence ATGACAACCCTTGCCGCCGAACCGGTTTCCGCCCGCCGGCCGACCCCGCTGGGCGGGTTCAGCCTCGGCTTCCTGCGGGTGGAGCTGCGCCGCATGCTGCGCAACCGGCGCACGATGATCTTCACCCTGCTCATTCCGCCGCTGTTCTTCGTGATCTTCGGTCTGCAAGCCGATTTCCGGACGCAGTCCTACGGCTCCGGCAACGTGACCGGCTACGTGATGGTGTCGATGGCCGTGTACGGCGCGATGCTGGCCACCACCAGCGGGGGCGCCATGGTGGCGATCGAACGCGCCCAGGGGTGGAGTCGCCAATTGCGGCTCACGCCACTGCGTCCCGTCGCCTACATCGCCACCAAGGTCGCGGTCGCGATGGTGCTCGGGCTGGTGTCGGTGACCGCGGTCTTCGTGGTCGGCGGGGCGCTCGGCGCGCACCTCACCCCGGTCGCCTGGGTGAGCTGCTTCCTGCTCGCTTGGCTCACCTCGCTGGTCTTCGCGGCGTTCGGGCTGTTCGTCGGCTACCTGCTGCCTTCGGAGAACGTGATGCAGTTGCTCGGCCCGGTGCTCGCCGTGCTGTCGTTCGCGGGCGGGCTGTTCATCCCGCTGCACGGGTGGTTCGACACCGTCTCCCGGGTGTTCCCGACCAACGGCGTCGCGACGCTGTCCCGAATTCCGTTCGGCGACAGCAGCGCCGGCTCGATCGCGTTGGGCGTGCTGAACGTGGTGGTGTGGGCGGCGCTGTTCATCGGCGGGTCGGCGTTTCTGTTCCGCCGCGACACTGCGCGTTGA
- a CDS encoding isoprenyl transferase, with translation MRRDSSTATRPNPAGSVATSTVRPPSQHPSGARPPAIPAELVPNHVALVMDGNGRWAQERGLPRTAGHERGEAVLMDTVEGCIEMGVKWLSAYAFSTENWRRSPDEVRFLMGFNRDVIRRRRDEMNEMGVRVRWAGRRPRLWRSVINELEVAEEMTKHNTVMTLTMCVNYGGRAEIADAAREIARRVAAGEIDPEKVTEATVARFLDEPDMPDVDLFLRPSGEFRSSNFLIWQSAYAEFVYQDTLFPDFDRRNLWAACLEYASRDRRFGGTK, from the coding sequence CTGCGCCGAGACTCCTCCACCGCGACCCGGCCGAACCCCGCGGGGTCGGTCGCGACCAGCACCGTTCGCCCGCCCTCGCAGCACCCGTCGGGGGCGCGTCCGCCGGCTATCCCGGCTGAGCTGGTGCCGAACCACGTCGCGCTGGTGATGGACGGCAACGGCCGCTGGGCCCAGGAGCGCGGGCTGCCGCGCACCGCGGGGCACGAGCGCGGTGAGGCGGTGCTGATGGACACCGTCGAGGGTTGTATCGAAATGGGCGTGAAGTGGCTCTCGGCGTACGCCTTCTCCACCGAGAACTGGCGGCGCAGCCCCGACGAGGTGCGCTTTCTGATGGGCTTCAACCGGGATGTGATCCGGCGCCGGCGCGACGAGATGAACGAGATGGGCGTGCGGGTGCGCTGGGCGGGCCGGCGGCCCCGGCTGTGGCGCAGCGTGATCAATGAGCTCGAGGTCGCCGAAGAGATGACCAAGCACAACACGGTGATGACCCTGACGATGTGCGTCAACTACGGTGGACGCGCCGAAATCGCCGACGCGGCAAGGGAAATCGCGCGCCGGGTGGCGGCGGGGGAGATCGATCCGGAGAAGGTCACCGAGGCGACGGTGGCGCGATTCCTGGACGAACCGGATATGCCCGACGTCGACCTGTTCCTGCGCCCCTCCGGGGAATTCCGCAGTTCGAACTTCCTCATCTGGCAGTCCGCCTACGCCGAATTCGTCTATCAGGACACCCTTTTCCCCGATTTCGACCGGCGCAACCTGTGGGCCGCCTGCCTCGAGTACGCTTCGCGTGATCGGCGCTTCGGCGGCACCAAGTGA
- a CDS encoding ABC transporter ATP-binding protein has translation MTSALTTGAVRATAGGSTKPRSAAPAIELRDLRKSFALPGGGAVQAVDGLDLVIEPGEIVAFLGPNGAGKTTTLDMVLGLASPDAGSVAVFGGTPAEALAVGRISAVLQSGGLLPDLTVAETVRLVATLYSGARPVDEVLARAGITEIAGRLVGKCSGGQRQRLRFALALLPNPDLIVLDEPTTGMDVEGRRDFWNAMREDSERGRTVVFATHYLDEADAYADRIVLVRAGKVVADGSAAEIKNLASGRAVSATLAGAVPPELLALPGVDDVESRGDRIVVHTSDSDAVARYLLTETTAVDLEITSHNLESAFLALTTGEN, from the coding sequence ATGACATCAGCACTGACGACCGGCGCCGTCCGCGCAACGGCCGGCGGTTCCACGAAACCGCGTTCGGCTGCGCCCGCGATCGAACTGCGCGACCTGCGTAAGAGCTTCGCGCTACCCGGTGGCGGCGCGGTGCAGGCCGTGGACGGGCTGGATCTCGTGATCGAACCCGGCGAGATCGTCGCCTTCCTCGGGCCGAACGGGGCGGGCAAGACCACCACCCTAGACATGGTGCTCGGCTTGGCCTCCCCGGACGCGGGCAGCGTCGCGGTGTTCGGCGGTACCCCGGCGGAAGCGCTTGCGGTGGGCCGGATCTCGGCGGTGCTGCAATCCGGCGGGTTGCTGCCCGATCTGACCGTCGCCGAGACGGTGCGGCTGGTCGCGACCCTGTACTCGGGCGCGCGACCGGTCGACGAGGTGCTCGCGCGGGCGGGTATCACCGAGATCGCGGGCCGGCTGGTCGGCAAATGCTCGGGCGGGCAACGACAGCGGCTGCGGTTCGCGCTGGCGCTGCTGCCGAACCCGGATCTGATCGTGCTCGACGAACCCACCACCGGCATGGATGTCGAAGGGCGCCGGGACTTCTGGAACGCGATGCGAGAGGACTCCGAGCGCGGCCGCACCGTCGTGTTCGCCACCCACTACCTGGACGAGGCCGACGCGTACGCCGATCGGATCGTGCTCGTCCGGGCGGGCAAGGTGGTCGCCGACGGCAGTGCCGCCGAGATCAAGAATCTGGCTTCGGGCCGCGCGGTGAGTGCCACGCTTGCCGGTGCCGTGCCGCCGGAGCTGCTCGCGCTGCCCGGCGTCGATGACGTGGAGTCGCGCGGTGACCGAATCGTCGTGCACACCAGTGATTCCGATGCGGTGGCCCGCTACCTGCTCACCGAGACCACGGCCGTCGATCTCGAAATCACCTCGCACAACCTCGAATCCGCCTTCCTCGCGCTGACCACCGGAGAGAACTGA